One Peterkaempfera bronchialis DNA window includes the following coding sequences:
- a CDS encoding MBL fold metallo-hydrolase translates to MTVGTTGRGGTGISILGTAQHAAWQDRTLPPVERLSGGVWSVPVPIPDNPLRYTLCYLIAGDRGLVVVDPGWGTDEGWEALLAGLGAAGAAVSDVTGIVATHVHPDHHGLSGRLREHSGAWIAMHPAERDTLPQRTALTHPGARREFLRRGLRRWGAPEEHIKDLLRPFGERSADRFVFTMAEPDVLLEDGDTVPLPGRRLRAVWTPGHTPGHLCLQEPDAGLLLTGDHVLPRITPNIGLNRVNGDAPLTRFLESLERTAAFDDHDALPAHEYRFRGLAARTRQLRDHHEQRCRELVTVIAGLGSPTVWQVAEQLSWSRPWAEVGQMRIGALSETEAHIRHLADRGELDFPDSHPADLPGTSSDDVPEVRVRLASHAVH, encoded by the coding sequence ATGACGGTCGGGACGACAGGTCGTGGCGGTACGGGCATCAGCATCCTCGGTACCGCCCAACACGCCGCGTGGCAGGACCGCACCCTGCCCCCGGTGGAACGCCTCAGCGGCGGCGTGTGGTCCGTCCCGGTGCCGATCCCGGACAATCCGCTGCGGTACACCCTGTGTTACCTGATAGCAGGCGATCGCGGTCTGGTCGTGGTGGATCCGGGCTGGGGCACCGACGAGGGCTGGGAGGCGCTGCTCGCGGGCCTGGGGGCGGCGGGCGCGGCAGTCTCCGACGTCACCGGCATCGTCGCCACGCACGTCCATCCCGACCACCACGGCCTCTCCGGCCGGCTGCGGGAGCACTCCGGCGCCTGGATCGCCATGCACCCGGCCGAGCGTGACACCCTCCCGCAGCGCACCGCACTGACCCATCCCGGCGCGCGCAGGGAGTTCCTCAGGCGCGGCCTGCGGCGCTGGGGCGCGCCCGAGGAGCACATCAAGGACCTGCTGCGCCCCTTCGGCGAGCGCTCAGCGGATCGTTTCGTGTTCACCATGGCGGAACCCGACGTGCTGCTGGAGGACGGCGATACCGTGCCGCTGCCCGGCCGGCGGCTGCGCGCGGTGTGGACCCCCGGGCACACCCCCGGGCACCTGTGCCTCCAGGAACCCGACGCCGGACTGCTCCTGACCGGCGATCACGTGCTGCCTCGTATCACGCCCAACATCGGCCTGAACCGTGTGAACGGCGACGCCCCGCTGACTCGGTTCCTGGAGTCGCTGGAGCGCACCGCGGCCTTCGACGACCACGACGCGCTGCCCGCCCACGAGTACCGCTTCCGAGGACTGGCCGCCCGGACCCGGCAGTTGCGCGACCACCATGAGCAGCGCTGCCGCGAACTGGTCACCGTCATCGCCGGGCTGGGCTCGCCCACCGTGTGGCAGGTCGCCGAGCAGCTGAGCTGGTCCAGGCCCTGGGCGGAGGTCGGGCAGATGCGCATCGGCGCCCTCTCGGAGACCGAGGCGCACATCCGCCACCTCGCCGACCGCGGCGAGCTGGACTTCCCCGACAGTCATCCCGCCGACCTGCCCGGCACGTCTTCCGACGACGTTCCGGAGGTTCGCGTACGACTGGCCTCGCACGCCGTTCACTGA